A genomic window from Salmo salar chromosome ssa23, Ssal_v3.1, whole genome shotgun sequence includes:
- the LOC106584174 gene encoding zinc finger protein 648-like: MAEGMPSWTSDRFVDKMYISKRSIRKHVMNKMHYVSHVPSENVTVSTAYKVESDSNPSDNDDTDSLSGSSFTGMIYLNPQTPTWTIAEKFTELNSGEDKRLSTYQDLCSPPGSPTAIEHNIPNGRVSTGVYGVYSDSSQQEEGNIKKVSKRRLQRKVCSGNPSDLKLRLVREIRPKPNEAPSDVCCDVHEIFDVCGKKGTGKSGVSLVIPPPLNKAVAMIDACEKNKVPLVFTAMKKRGVEGDTENRPYKCTHCNWAFKKSSNLQSHLDTHSGLKAHVCDLCGKAYSHQGTLQQHKRLHTGERPYHCPFCDKTYIWSSDYRKHIRTHTGEKPYVCETCGKDFVRSSDLRKHERNMHTNNKPFPCTQCGRTFNKPLSLLRHERTHLGERPFCCSVCGKAFAVASRMAEHQMVHTGVRPYTCLVCSKSFTKSSNLLEHQAVHSGIRPHKCSQCRVAFAMVSRLVRHQCVHTGERPFNCTGCSRSFSRTAALKRHQEQTCAGRIFVCVKCDKAFQCASQLTEHMLSHDSTVAASAVRNTQD, encoded by the coding sequence ATGGCTGAAGGAATGCCTTCATGGACCTCCGACAGGTTTGTTGATAAAATGTACATTTCAAAGAGAAGTATCAGGAAACACGTAATGAACAAAATGCATTACGTTTCCCACGTGCCCTCAGAGAATGTAACAGTCAGCACTGCTTACAAAGTGGAAAGTGACTCTAACCCATCTGATAATGACGATACCGACTCCCTCTCAGGTAGTAGCTTCACTGGGATGATTTATTTAAACccacaaacacctacctggactATAGCTGAGAAGTTTACTGAACTCAACTCTGGAGAAGACAAGAGACTGTCTACCTATCAGGACCTCTGTAGTCCTCCAGGTTCACCCACGGCCATTGAACATAATATTCCCAATGGAAGAGTTTCTACTGGTGTGTATGGGGTCTACTCAGACTCGTCACAACAAGAGGAAGGCAACATCAAGAAGGTTTCTAAAAGGAGACTGCAGAGGAAAGTGTGTAGCGGGAATCCTTCCGATCTGAAGCTGCGTCTGGTGAGAGAGATCAGGCCCAAACCCAACGAGGCTCCGTCTGATGTGTGTTGTGATGTGCATGAGATTTTTGATGTGTGTGGGAAAAAGGGAACTGGGAAGAGTGGAGTATCACTAGTAATTCCCCCTCCATTAAACAAGGCTGTGGCCATGATTGATGCCTGTGAGAAGAATAAGGTGCCTTTAGTGTTTACTGCCATGAAGAAACGTGGagtagagggagacacagagaaccGGCCCTATAAGTGCACTCACTGCAACTGGGCCTTTAAGAAGTCCAGCAATCTGCAGAGTCATCTGGATACTCATAGTGGCCTGAAGGCTCATGTGTGTGACTTATGCGGCAAGGCCTATTCCCACCAGGGCACGCTTCAGCAGCACAAGCGCCTGCACACCGGAGAGAGACCATACCACTGCCCCTTCTGTGACAAGACCTACATCTGGTCCTCCGATTACCGCAAGCACATCCGCACGCACACCGGAGAGAAGCCATACGTGTGCGAGACCTGCGGCAAGGACTTTGTGCGCTCCTCGGACCTGCGGAAGCACGAGCGCAACATGCACACCAACAACAAACCCTTTCCATGTACGCAGTGCGGCAGGACCTTCAACAAGCCGCTGTCCCTGCTCCGCCATGAGCGAACCCATCTGGGCGAGCGGCCCTTCTGCTGTTCCGTTTGTGGGAAAGCCTTTGCCGTGGCCAGCCGCATGGCAGAGCACCAGATGGTGCACACCGGGGTGAGACCCTACACCTGCCTGGTCTGCTCCAAATCCTTCACCAAGTCCTCCAACCTGCTGGAGCACCAGGCCGTGCACAGCGGCATCCGTCCCCACAAATGCTCCCAGTGCAGGGTGGCGTTCGCCATGGTATCTCGCTTGGTCCGTCACCAGTGCGTCCATACTGGAGAGAGGCCCTTCAACTGCACAGGCTGCAGCAGGTCCTTCAGCCGCACAGCTGCTCTGAAGCGCCACCAGGAGCAGACGTGTGCCGGGAGGATCTTTGTATGTGTAAAGTGTGACAAGGCTTTTCAGTGTGCCTCTCAGCTCACTGAGCACATGCTGAGCCATGACTCTACTGTTGCTGCTTCTGCTGTCAGAAACACACAAGACTGA